In one Nitrososphaerota archaeon genomic region, the following are encoded:
- a CDS encoding undecaprenyl-diphosphate phosphatase, with protein sequence MLIYIFLGILQGILEWIPISSEGIIALISNFLIENANPIDIALFSHIGTLLVILIYFRKDWKEVLMFKNIELLKFLIISNIISLIVAFPIYNVIKDIVIGNSLLIITGFGLIFTSYFHKSKRKIELSLNEISIISGFLQGLSVIPGFSRSGSTIFGLSLGKLSPSEILKISYMMSAPAILASTIYLFLKNPILIESWPAIISSFFIGMISLHFLIRISKKMNFYKFTLIFALLCFIGAIINFI encoded by the coding sequence ATGTTAATTTATATTTTCTTAGGAATATTGCAAGGAATACTTGAATGGATACCAATTTCGAGTGAAGGCATTATTGCATTAATAAGCAATTTTTTAATAGAAAATGCTAATCCAATAGATATAGCTTTATTTTCTCATATAGGAACATTGCTTGTAATTTTAATATATTTTAGAAAAGATTGGAAAGAAGTTTTAATGTTTAAAAATATTGAACTTTTGAAGTTTTTAATAATATCTAATATTATTTCTTTAATAGTGGCTTTTCCTATTTATAATGTAATTAAAGATATTGTTATAGGAAATAGTCTTTTAATAATTACAGGTTTTGGATTGATTTTTACATCTTATTTTCATAAATCAAAAAGAAAAATTGAATTAAGTTTAAATGAAATTTCAATAATTTCTGGATTTTTACAAGGTTTATCAGTAATCCCTGGTTTTTCAAGATCAGGATCTACGATATTTGGTTTATCATTAGGAAAACTTTCTCCATCTGAAATATTAAAAATATCATACATGATGTCTGCTCCTGCAATTTTAGCTTCAACAATTTATTTATTTTTAAAAAATCCAATTTTAATTGAAAGTTGGCCTGCTATAATTTCAAGTTTTTTTATAGGAATGATTAGTTTACATTTTCTAATTAGAATTTCTAAAAAAATGAATTTTTATAAATTTACATTAATTTTTGCTTTACTTTGTTTCATTGGTGCAATTATCAATTTTATTTGA
- a CDS encoding nitroreductase family protein gives MEVFEAILKRRSIRKYLNKPIEEEKIIKILEAARWAPSGGNRQPWRFIIIRNEEKKIELSKIAYNQKFIKEAPLVIAICNKKDESLANIGLAMQNICLEAFDLGLGSCIIGWFNKEEARKFFNIPEEYDICYLITIGYPAEKPTSNRKKLEEIVYEEEWGHHFRK, from the coding sequence ATGGAAGTTTTTGAGGCTATTTTAAAAAGAAGGTCTATAAGAAAATATTTAAATAAACCAATTGAAGAAGAAAAAATAATTAAAATTTTAGAAGCTGCAAGATGGGCTCCATCTGGAGGAAATCGTCAACCTTGGCGTTTTATTATTATAAGAAATGAGGAAAAGAAAATAGAACTTTCTAAAATAGCATATAATCAAAAATTTATAAAAGAAGCACCTTTAGTTATTGCAATATGCAATAAAAAGGATGAAAGCTTAGCTAATATTGGTTTAGCAATGCAAAATATTTGCTTAGAAGCTTTTGATCTTGGTTTAGGGAGTTGTATAATCGGATGGTTTAATAAAGAAGAAGCAAGAAAATTCTTTAATATTCCAGAAGAATATGATATATGTTACTTAATTACTATTGGTTATCCTGCAGAAAAACCAACTTCAAATAGAAAGAAACTAGAAGAAATCGTTTACGAAGAAGAATGGGGTCATCATTTTCGAAAATGA
- a CDS encoding NAD(P)H-hydrate dehydratase, which translates to MNLDRYKIFLNEEITSEDMAAIEENAESMGFDRKLMMENAGAKVADFIIENMNVEGKVALIVCGTGNNGGDGFVTARHLRNYGAKIIIVLLGKTSEIRTEEAKSNWFLIEKMEDIEKFFLIDISQIEKFSELLSKADFIIDAILGTGIKGNLREPIASIVNIINNSNKIVFAIDTPSGLNPSTGEIHGNAIKANYTITFHKMKKGLKRKEEYTGKIFVKEIGIPIEAEIFTGPGDVRRVIKPRKTYSHKGNYGYVLVIGGSEIFSGAPALAALSSLRTGAGLVYISAPISVANSIRQFSPDIIVYPFPHNHLTKESIDSFKELIEKVDAIVIGPGLGLNNETIEAIPEIIREAKDKPIVLDADGFKAIKKCPEMLKGIVATPHAGEFKHVFGIEVGEKWWEKVDKSIEIAKEYEFVLVLKGHDTIITDGKRLKINRWGTPGMAVGGTGDVLSGILATFLAWKNDKFLSAIAATYIHGDAGKKAVEKKGFHILASDLINEIPEVLKKFDKEIYE; encoded by the coding sequence ATGAATTTAGATCGATATAAAATTTTCTTAAATGAAGAAATTACAAGTGAAGATATGGCTGCAATAGAAGAAAATGCAGAAAGTATGGGTTTTGATAGAAAATTAATGATGGAAAATGCAGGAGCAAAAGTAGCAGATTTTATAATAGAAAATATGAATGTTGAAGGAAAGGTAGCATTAATAGTTTGTGGAACTGGAAATAATGGAGGAGATGGATTTGTTACAGCAAGACATTTAAGAAATTATGGAGCTAAAATAATAATCGTACTACTTGGAAAAACATCTGAGATAAGAACTGAAGAAGCAAAATCGAATTGGTTTTTAATAGAAAAAATGGAAGATATAGAAAAATTTTTCTTAATAGATATTTCTCAAATAGAAAAATTTTCAGAATTATTAAGTAAAGCTGATTTTATCATAGATGCAATACTTGGTACTGGAATAAAAGGGAATTTAAGAGAACCTATAGCATCTATTGTTAATATTATAAATAATTCAAATAAAATTGTATTTGCAATTGATACTCCATCAGGTCTTAATCCATCTACTGGTGAGATACATGGTAATGCTATAAAAGCAAATTATACTATTACTTTTCATAAAATGAAGAAAGGATTAAAAAGGAAAGAAGAATATACTGGTAAAATTTTTGTAAAAGAAATAGGTATACCAATTGAAGCAGAAATTTTTACTGGACCTGGTGATGTTAGAAGAGTAATCAAACCAAGAAAAACTTATTCTCATAAAGGTAATTATGGTTATGTATTAGTTATAGGTGGAAGTGAAATATTTTCTGGAGCTCCAGCTTTAGCTGCTTTATCATCTTTAAGAACTGGAGCAGGGTTGGTTTATATTTCAGCACCAATAAGTGTTGCAAATTCTATTAGGCAATTTTCTCCAGATATCATAGTTTATCCTTTTCCACATAATCATTTAACTAAGGAAAGTATTGATTCATTTAAAGAATTAATTGAAAAAGTTGATGCAATAGTAATAGGTCCTGGCTTAGGCTTAAATAATGAAACAATAGAAGCTATTCCTGAAATAATTAGAGAAGCAAAAGATAAACCAATAGTTTTAGATGCGGATGGATTTAAAGCTATTAAAAAATGTCCAGAAATGCTAAAAGGGATTGTAGCAACACCGCATGCTGGAGAATTTAAGCATGTGTTTGGAATTGAAGTTGGAGAAAAATGGTGGGAAAAAGTAGATAAATCAATAGAAATAGCTAAAGAATATGAATTTGTTTTAGTATTAAAAGGTCATGATACTATTATAACAGATGGAAAAAGATTGAAAATTAATAGATGGGGAACACCTGGAATGGCAGTAGGGGGTACTGGTGATGTTTTATCTGGGATATTAGCTACATTTTTAGCATGGAAAAATGATAAATTTCTTTCCGCAATTGCTGCAACTTATATTCATGGAGATGCTGGAAAAAAAGCAGTTGAAAAGAAAGGCTTTCATATTTTAGCTTCAGACCTTATAAATGAAATACCAGAAGTTTTGAAAAAATTTGATAAAGAAATTTATGAATAA
- a CDS encoding tRNA (adenine-N1)-methyltransferase has protein sequence MDEKRIYENDEVLFLTEKKRKHLVKIVPGEKFHSEEGFIELSNLIGKSYGSLIKTNINYCWNVLYPRLVDKALKLPRLTQIVYPKDLGYILIQGDIQPGSFVLEAGTGSGVLTMFLANYVKPYGKVYSYDINEQYIENAKKQLARYNLDRYVVFKLKDVTKEIDEKNIDTIILDLPTPWLAVKNAYNALKPSGIFISLSPTIEQVIETVEELNKNNFVDISTVEILLRNLRVKKGMTRPEHIMRAHTTYITFARKALKEE, from the coding sequence ATGGATGAGAAAAGAATTTATGAAAATGATGAGGTTCTTTTCTTAACAGAGAAAAAAAGAAAACATCTCGTTAAAATTGTTCCTGGAGAAAAATTTCATAGCGAAGAGGGTTTTATTGAATTATCTAATTTAATTGGAAAAAGCTATGGTTCTTTAATTAAAACAAATATAAATTATTGTTGGAATGTATTATATCCTAGACTTGTTGATAAAGCTCTTAAGCTTCCTAGGCTAACACAAATTGTTTATCCAAAAGACCTTGGATATATATTAATTCAAGGAGATATTCAACCTGGAAGTTTTGTTCTTGAAGCAGGTACTGGAAGTGGAGTTTTAACAATGTTTTTAGCAAATTATGTAAAACCATATGGAAAAGTTTATAGTTATGATATTAATGAACAATATATTGAAAATGCTAAAAAACAATTAGCTCGATATAATTTAGATAGATATGTTGTATTTAAATTGAAAGATGTGACTAAAGAAATAGATGAGAAAAATATTGATACAATTATCTTAGACCTTCCTACTCCATGGCTTGCTGTTAAAAATGCTTATAATGCTTTGAAACCAAGCGGAATATTTATTTCATTAAGTCCAACTATCGAACAAGTTATTGAAACTGTTGAAGAATTGAATAAAAATAATTTTGTTGATATTTCTACAGTAGAAATTCTCCTTAGAAATTTGAGAGTAAAAAAAGGTATGACAAGACCAGAACATATAATGCGTGCTCATACAACTTATATTACTTTTGCTAGAAAAGCTTTAAAGGAAGAATAA
- a CDS encoding M56 family metallopeptidase, whose translation MQRLEELFVKEFTIDVSIPEIYFEEMLKFIQREFLSRNPIIFSNIKIFEKEGIKCLSFIIVKPGTEQYINVELEAKVPINVRISSINKELLEEVYEELRDNLIINIEFFQEKIRKTAIYFAWIEGKEVIPEKSLSMKKKAYTNIFTRDMITFYILSIIVSIIVFSLFSFYAPIIILIFQFSILLFSDRIVLRIGEWIIDSRNKNIHFIEYYLSIEELKEFREKYDIEIIRKIKREIYEKTLMIGKGINCEVAQETLSKYGIKCVPERMKAKTINVYELVEKASKKINVKMPKIAIMNTMIPNAAATGISPNKGTILITTGLLIRLEEKEILSVIGHELGHLKGRDPLILFCLSSMEYLLRLYVFLPFYIFFPFIYLAIALGIVYFIAKFFEARADLISAIKLGEAKTLAEALRKIGFYRLQYERVPFYRFQEWISWDPHPPLYFRIRRLEKLSKEKREIKYPLIESIKDVINGFLSTF comes from the coding sequence ATGCAAAGACTTGAAGAATTATTTGTAAAGGAATTTACAATCGATGTTAGCATACCTGAAATATATTTTGAAGAAATGCTAAAATTTATTCAAAGAGAATTTTTATCTCGTAATCCAATAATATTTTCAAATATCAAAATATTTGAGAAAGAAGGTATAAAATGTTTATCTTTCATTATAGTTAAGCCTGGTACAGAGCAATATATAAATGTAGAATTGGAAGCTAAAGTACCAATTAATGTAAGAATATCTTCAATAAATAAAGAATTACTTGAAGAAGTATATGAAGAATTAAGAGATAATTTAATAATAAATATAGAATTTTTTCAAGAAAAAATAAGGAAAACAGCAATATATTTTGCTTGGATTGAGGGGAAAGAAGTTATTCCTGAAAAATCTCTTTCTATGAAAAAGAAAGCATACACAAATATTTTTACTAGAGATATGATAACATTTTATATTTTATCAATCATAGTAAGCATAATAGTATTTAGTTTATTTAGTTTTTATGCTCCAATTATTATTTTAATTTTTCAATTTTCAATATTATTATTTTCAGATAGAATTGTATTAAGAATAGGAGAATGGATAATAGATTCAAGAAATAAAAATATTCATTTTATAGAATATTACCTTTCAATCGAAGAGCTTAAAGAATTTAGAGAAAAATATGATATTGAAATAATTAGAAAAATAAAAAGAGAAATTTATGAAAAAACTTTAATGATTGGAAAGGGAATTAATTGTGAAGTGGCTCAAGAAACATTATCTAAATATGGTATAAAATGTGTGCCTGAAAGAATGAAAGCAAAAACAATAAATGTATATGAACTTGTAGAAAAAGCATCTAAAAAAATTAATGTAAAAATGCCTAAAATTGCTATTATGAATACAATGATACCTAATGCAGCAGCTACAGGGATTAGCCCAAATAAAGGCACGATTCTTATAACAACAGGATTGCTTATTCGTTTAGAAGAAAAAGAAATATTAAGCGTTATAGGACATGAATTAGGGCATTTAAAAGGTAGAGATCCATTAATATTATTTTGTTTATCATCAATGGAATATTTACTTAGATTATATGTTTTCTTACCTTTCTATATATTTTTCCCATTCATTTATTTAGCAATTGCGCTTGGAATTGTGTACTTTATAGCAAAATTCTTTGAAGCAAGAGCAGATTTAATTTCTGCAATAAAATTAGGAGAAGCAAAAACACTTGCTGAAGCTCTTAGGAAGATAGGATTTTACAGATTACAATATGAAAGAGTACCATTTTATAGATTTCAAGAATGGATAAGCTGGGACCCTCATCCACCATTATATTTTAGAATAAGAAGATTGGAAAAGCTCTCAAAAGAGAAGAGAGAAATAAAATATCCATTAATAGAATCTATTAAAGATGTTATCAATGGATTTCTTTCAACATTTTAA
- a CDS encoding glutamate synthase-related protein, whose product MPNPIHKNSSYLNSMSTTRTKTRVEDTCPSSGLCPLCIKECPFLCQVSLSAFRGREALYPDPSMFGNSTAGSLKDYGLDWSHFNIQSRLLGAMGIDENSDIAIFPNVDVETSVGGIPLKIPVMIGAYGSTEVARINWDGLAIGGALSGIIVTIGENVCGMDPEARIENGKVVYSPELKRRVEAFRKFWDGKYGNIAIQTNVEDQRLGVDIYAISNLEVDIIERKWGQGAKAIGGEVRINDLNKAILLKKRGYIVIPDPEDKNVQEAYKQGVFKTFERHSRVGMPTEKDFIEDIEWLREQGAKKISLKTGAYSPEAVAFTMKVASEAKIDYVVFDGASGGTGMSPVPMMNEMGTPTVYLEAQVLKCAETLNKKGRYIPDIVIAGGFIDETQIFKAIAMSNFGSVPYVKAILMGRAPLTAVMKATYFVEAAEKGTLPKYFGELFGDSPEKFFISIPELKAMFGNRFKEIPWSAIGLYTYMDRIKVGLQQLMAGVRKWKLNLLNRHDIVALSERAAKVTGIPLLEEEADNILENMLS is encoded by the coding sequence ATGCCCAATCCTATTCATAAAAATTCTTCATATTTGAATTCTATGTCTACAACTAGAACTAAAACAAGAGTTGAAGATACTTGCCCAAGCAGTGGATTATGTCCATTATGTATTAAAGAATGCCCATTCTTATGTCAAGTTTCATTATCTGCATTCAGAGGAAGAGAAGCACTTTATCCAGACCCTAGTATGTTTGGTAATAGTACTGCAGGATCTTTAAAAGATTATGGTTTAGATTGGTCTCATTTTAATATTCAATCTAGACTTTTAGGTGCCATGGGTATAGATGAAAATTCTGATATTGCAATTTTTCCAAATGTAGACGTAGAAACAAGTGTTGGTGGCATTCCTCTTAAAATACCTGTTATGATAGGTGCATATGGTTCTACAGAAGTAGCTAGAATAAATTGGGATGGATTAGCAATTGGTGGAGCATTATCTGGAATAATAGTTACTATAGGAGAGAATGTATGTGGAATGGATCCTGAAGCAAGAATTGAGAATGGGAAAGTTGTTTATTCACCTGAATTAAAAAGAAGAGTTGAAGCATTTAGGAAATTTTGGGATGGAAAATATGGAAATATTGCAATTCAAACAAATGTTGAAGATCAAAGACTTGGAGTTGATATTTATGCTATATCAAATTTAGAAGTTGATATTATTGAAAGGAAATGGGGACAAGGAGCAAAAGCAATTGGAGGAGAAGTTAGAATTAATGATTTAAATAAAGCAATTCTCTTAAAGAAAAGAGGATATATTGTTATACCAGATCCAGAAGATAAAAATGTTCAAGAAGCTTACAAGCAAGGAGTCTTTAAAACTTTTGAAAGGCATAGTCGAGTTGGTATGCCAACAGAAAAAGATTTTATAGAAGATATAGAATGGTTAAGAGAACAGGGTGCTAAAAAAATAAGCTTAAAAACTGGAGCCTATAGTCCGGAAGCGGTAGCTTTTACTATGAAAGTAGCTTCGGAAGCTAAAATTGACTATGTAGTTTTTGATGGTGCTAGTGGAGGTACTGGAATGAGCCCTGTACCTATGATGAATGAAATGGGTACACCAACAGTTTATCTTGAAGCTCAAGTTTTGAAGTGTGCAGAAACACTTAATAAAAAAGGGAGATACATACCAGATATAGTTATAGCTGGCGGTTTTATAGATGAAACACAAATATTTAAAGCAATTGCTATGAGTAATTTCGGTAGTGTTCCATACGTGAAAGCTATACTTATGGGTAGAGCACCATTGACCGCTGTAATGAAAGCAACCTATTTTGTAGAAGCAGCTGAGAAAGGAACATTACCAAAGTACTTCGGAGAACTATTTGGTGATTCTCCAGAAAAATTCTTTATAAGCATTCCAGAGTTAAAAGCTATGTTTGGTAATAGATTTAAGGAAATACCTTGGAGTGCCATTGGATTGTATACATACATGGATAGAATTAAAGTTGGTTTGCAACAGTTAATGGCTGGAGTAAGGAAATGGAAACTTAATTTACTTAATAGACATGATATAGTAGCATTATCTGAGAGAGCTGCAAAAGTAACTGGTATACCATTGCTTGAAGAAGAAGCAGACAATATTTTGGAAAATATGCTTTCATGA
- a CDS encoding HDIG domain-containing protein, whose translation MMRNMDRNEAIELIKKHVKNDKLYKHMLAVEAIMKGMANFLNEDIDSWGLTGLLHDIDFDETIDNFKNHGILAENILKGKVNENIIRAIKAHNFEYTNVNPESKLEKALIAADAISGLIIACALIMPSKKLNEVRVETIKKKFKSKDFAKGSSRERILLCESISIPKEKFFEIALNSLKNISNELNL comes from the coding sequence ATGATGAGGAATATGGATAGAAATGAAGCTATTGAATTAATTAAAAAACATGTTAAAAATGATAAATTGTATAAACATATGCTTGCAGTAGAAGCTATTATGAAAGGGATGGCAAACTTTCTTAATGAAGATATAGATAGCTGGGGTTTAACTGGATTATTACATGATATAGATTTTGATGAAACAATTGATAACTTTAAGAATCATGGAATCTTAGCTGAAAATATTTTAAAAGGGAAAGTTAATGAAAATATTATAAGAGCAATTAAAGCACACAATTTTGAATATACTAATGTTAATCCAGAATCTAAACTTGAGAAAGCTTTAATTGCAGCTGATGCAATTTCAGGTTTAATAATTGCTTGTGCTCTTATTATGCCTTCAAAAAAGCTTAATGAAGTAAGAGTTGAAACTATTAAGAAAAAATTTAAATCAAAAGATTTTGCTAAAGGATCTAGTAGAGAAAGAATTCTACTTTGCGAATCTATAAGTATTCCTAAAGAAAAATTTTTTGAAATAGCTTTAAATTCCTTAAAAAATATAAGTAATGAATTAAACCTTTAA
- a CDS encoding Xaa-Pro peptidase family protein, giving the protein MQEIEKRLKRIRNYMNERKIAKALILNPENQFYLTGFRAINYSRPIFLIIDLESTCLIVPALEEEHAKNEAYVNEIKVYYEHPEMEKYDTSPYEHLFNKIEGTKGVIGVEKTFFPLYLYEKIKKNFDIADIGEKIKKMRYIKDDREIELIRKAGEFVKIGVEASLSIASPGVTEIEIDTKGTHAILYEASKFPKIVITSESMTPSGIERTVMPHISSTTRKLNERDIGIHSRQAVFNGYRAELERTFFIGKPTIEQKRAFEIAQNAQEVAIDEVRAGIKAKEVDAKARSIFQKNGYGKYAIHRTGHGIGIGVHEEPYLRFDEDLILQENMVFTIEPGIYIKNVGGFRHSDTIIVHKEKCEIITKYPRDIESLIL; this is encoded by the coding sequence ATGCAGGAAATAGAAAAAAGGTTAAAAAGAATTAGAAATTATATGAATGAAAGAAAAATCGCTAAAGCATTAATTTTAAATCCAGAAAATCAATTTTATTTAACAGGTTTTAGAGCAATCAATTATTCCCGCCCAATATTTTTAATAATAGATTTAGAATCAACATGTTTAATAGTTCCAGCTTTAGAAGAAGAGCATGCAAAAAATGAAGCATATGTTAATGAAATAAAAGTATACTATGAACATCCAGAAATGGAAAAATATGATACTTCACCTTATGAACATTTATTTAATAAAATAGAGGGAACAAAAGGAGTTATAGGTGTTGAAAAAACATTCTTCCCTTTATATCTATATGAAAAAATAAAGAAGAATTTTGATATTGCTGATATTGGAGAAAAAATTAAGAAAATGAGATACATAAAGGATGATAGAGAGATAGAGCTTATAAGAAAAGCAGGAGAATTTGTTAAAATTGGTGTAGAAGCAAGTTTATCTATAGCATCACCTGGTGTAACTGAAATTGAAATTGATACAAAAGGAACACATGCAATTCTTTATGAAGCTTCAAAATTCCCAAAGATAGTGATAACTTCAGAATCCATGACACCATCAGGAATAGAAAGAACAGTAATGCCGCATATTTCATCAACAACAAGAAAGTTAAATGAAAGAGATATAGGCATACATAGTAGACAAGCTGTTTTTAATGGATACAGAGCAGAACTTGAAAGAACCTTCTTCATTGGAAAACCAACTATTGAACAAAAACGTGCTTTTGAAATAGCTCAAAATGCACAAGAAGTTGCAATCGATGAAGTTAGAGCAGGTATTAAAGCAAAAGAAGTTGATGCTAAAGCTAGATCTATTTTTCAAAAAAATGGATATGGAAAATATGCAATCCATAGAACAGGACATGGAATAGGAATAGGGGTTCATGAAGAACCATATTTAAGGTTTGATGAAGATTTAATATTGCAAGAAAATATGGTATTTACAATCGAGCCGGGAATATATATTAAAAATGTTGGTGGTTTTCGTCATTCGGATACAATAATTGTTCATAAAGAAAAGTGTGAAATAATTACAAAATATCCAAGGGATATTGAAAGCCTTATTCTATGA